The following are from one region of the Thiocapsa rosea genome:
- a CDS encoding DUF3553 domain-containing protein, with product MAFHVGDRLKHPKKPDWGLGEVAASAGGYVTVYFADAGEKKLSLNFVELQLVTGDDAVSPQLDQIRERPSASKLVKYRIGRVGKITAPQNVQTWSILERHLADVVSASYEQLVLCAKGHEHERGGKGFIDYCIGNGWLEVDVQEQSVPRVTADQPAPENRDSGIMLDQEERPMPAEEGTPAVTPDGLLQGYIQDFFGYGSLSAPLWFIGMEEGTGQETLEERLQAWQDLGRSATLDIRLFHERIHETRWFWAFPTIQRTWRRLIIMALRYVDEPVDRERIRHYQASRLATETEALLELMPLPHKSLREWDHQGLFASRDDYLSAIAPRRLAELQRAIANHGPKAVVMYGTTPPYPEYWKNLAGGPLTGAEQGWSYRRSGQTLYVVCQHPVAHGVTDDTYISIGDFLRGARDNEAVENG from the coding sequence ATGGCATTCCACGTTGGTGATCGCCTGAAGCATCCGAAGAAGCCTGATTGGGGGCTCGGTGAGGTAGCGGCATCCGCTGGCGGATATGTCACCGTATATTTTGCCGACGCAGGCGAGAAGAAGCTCTCGCTGAACTTTGTCGAGCTCCAGTTGGTAACGGGTGACGACGCAGTGAGTCCGCAACTCGATCAGATACGCGAGCGACCGAGCGCATCGAAGCTGGTGAAGTATCGCATCGGTCGGGTAGGGAAAATCACGGCGCCGCAAAATGTCCAAACTTGGAGCATTCTTGAGCGTCATTTAGCTGACGTCGTGTCGGCGAGCTACGAGCAACTTGTGCTCTGTGCCAAGGGCCATGAGCATGAGCGCGGCGGCAAAGGTTTTATCGACTACTGCATTGGCAACGGGTGGCTAGAGGTCGACGTCCAGGAGCAGTCGGTACCACGCGTCACTGCGGATCAGCCAGCACCCGAGAATCGGGACTCTGGCATCATGCTGGATCAAGAGGAACGTCCAATGCCGGCGGAGGAGGGAACGCCAGCGGTAACCCCTGACGGGCTGCTGCAAGGTTACATTCAGGACTTCTTCGGCTACGGCTCGCTGTCCGCGCCGCTCTGGTTCATCGGGATGGAGGAGGGAACGGGACAGGAGACACTCGAAGAGCGTCTTCAAGCCTGGCAGGACTTGGGTCGGTCCGCCACGCTGGATATTCGCCTGTTTCATGAACGCATTCATGAAACACGCTGGTTCTGGGCATTTCCGACCATCCAGAGAACCTGGCGCCGACTCATCATCATGGCGCTGCGCTATGTTGATGAGCCGGTCGATAGGGAGCGCATTCGCCATTATCAGGCCAGTCGGCTGGCTACGGAAACCGAAGCCTTGCTCGAACTGATGCCGCTGCCGCACAAGAGCCTCCGCGAGTGGGACCACCAGGGCCTGTTCGCAAGCCGCGACGATTACCTGTCCGCGATCGCGCCACGACGTCTAGCCGAACTCCAAAGAGCCATCGCAAACCATGGCCCGAAGGCCGTTGTCATGTACGGTACGACGCCGCCTTACCCCGAGTATTGGAAAAACCTCGCCGGAGGACCGCTGACAGGCGCGGAGCAGGGCTGGTCCTATCGCCGCTCCGGTCAGACGCTGTATGTGGTCTGCCAGCATCCTGTCGCCCATGGCGTCACGGACGATACGTACATCAGCATTGGCGACTTCCTTAGAGGCGCGCGCGACAACGAAGCTGTCGAGAATGGGTAA
- a CDS encoding DUF6399 domain-containing protein: MDRAKHLHAVAQAQQDGQSQRAAVSGAGVARSTLRHWNASPAPSAPAALSAFVETPEGVVWLRRILVAAHWSIGEQGGAGVRVVCDFLERSGLSAFIGASYGAQQAFHAGLEEQIVTAATELRGTLAQAMPHRTLSIAEDETWKDGMRLVGIDAVSNFILLEHRSDERSAAAWTRALEGGLEGLNVTVVQGTSDEAKGLLAHVERDLGAHHATDLFHLQHEVSQAMSLSLKRAEQQAETAETEAKARWQDECAAEQAYHRRRHGPGRPPAFAARIDEALSAYVQASLAREQAHAHRAEAKALIGAFSEVDHPYEIQQGQAQTPEQLEARLGTLFARLEAIAEEADLSERLCAHLAKAKRLTQSLVATLTFFFMMVNTRVQALDLAPAIEQAMLDDLIPALYLERVAARSTRAEPRHRLRALSAQRLAPLRQPSHPIQSLDPQTRHHLEQVAGECADLFQRSSSCVEGRNGFLALYQHGHHRLSPRKQQVLTALHNFAIKRPDGTTAAERFFAQPHPSLFEQVLERMPWPARPARRRPRPARQPYLVPVAA, translated from the coding sequence TTGGATCGCGCCAAGCACCTGCATGCGGTGGCGCAAGCCCAGCAGGATGGGCAGAGTCAACGCGCGGCGGTCAGCGGCGCCGGCGTGGCGCGCAGCACCCTGCGTCACTGGAACGCGTCCCCTGCGCCATCGGCGCCGGCGGCGCTGTCGGCCTTCGTCGAGACGCCCGAGGGCGTGGTGTGGCTGCGCCGGATCCTGGTTGCCGCGCACTGGAGCATCGGCGAGCAGGGCGGCGCGGGCGTGCGCGTGGTCTGCGATTTTCTCGAGCGCAGTGGGCTGTCGGCATTCATCGGCGCCTCCTACGGTGCGCAGCAGGCGTTCCATGCCGGCTTGGAGGAGCAGATCGTCACCGCCGCCACCGAACTGCGCGGGACGCTGGCCCAAGCCATGCCCCATCGCACACTGAGCATCGCCGAAGATGAGACGTGGAAAGACGGCATGCGTTTGGTGGGCATCGATGCGGTCTCGAACTTCATCCTGCTCGAGCACAGGAGCGATGAGCGCTCGGCGGCGGCCTGGACACGGGCGCTCGAGGGTGGACTCGAGGGGCTGAATGTCACGGTGGTGCAAGGCACCAGCGATGAGGCCAAGGGGCTGTTGGCGCATGTCGAGCGTGATCTGGGCGCACACCATGCCACGGACCTGTTTCATCTGCAGCATGAGGTCAGCCAGGCGATGAGTCTGTCGCTGAAGCGCGCCGAGCAACAGGCCGAGACGGCGGAGACCGAGGCGAAGGCGCGCTGGCAAGACGAATGCGCCGCCGAGCAGGCCTATCATCGGCGCCGCCACGGCCCCGGGCGCCCGCCGGCGTTCGCCGCGCGCATCGACGAGGCGCTGAGCGCTTACGTCCAAGCCAGCCTTGCGCGCGAGCAGGCCCACGCGCACCGCGCCGAGGCCAAAGCCCTGATCGGTGCGTTCAGCGAGGTCGATCATCCCTACGAGATCCAACAGGGACAGGCGCAAACCCCCGAGCAGTTGGAGGCGCGTCTGGGAACGCTGTTTGCGCGCCTGGAGGCGATCGCCGAGGAAGCGGATCTTTCCGAGCGTCTCTGCGCACATCTGGCCAAGGCGAAGCGCCTGACTCAAAGCCTCGTCGCCACGCTGACCTTCTTCTTCATGATGGTCAACACCCGGGTGCAGGCGCTGGACCTGGCACCGGCCATCGAGCAGGCGATGCTCGACGATCTGATCCCGGCGCTTTATCTGGAGCGCGTCGCCGCACGCAGCACCCGCGCCGAGCCCCGTCATCGACTCCGAGCACTGAGTGCGCAGCGTCTCGCCCCGCTGAGGCAGCCCTCGCACCCGATCCAGTCGCTGGATCCGCAGACCCGTCACCATCTCGAGCAGGTCGCCGGGGAGTGTGCCGATCTGTTCCAGCGCAGCAGCTCCTGTGTCGAGGGACGCAACGGCTTCCTCGCGCTCTATCAGCATGGGCATCACCGACTCAGCCCGCGCAAGCAGCAGGTCTTGACCGCCCTGCACAACTTTGCGATCAAGCGGCCCGACGGCACCACGGCCGCCGAGCGCTTCTTCGCTCAACCCCACCCATCCTTGTTCGAGCAGGTGCTCGAGCGCATGCCCTGGCCCGCCCGACCGGCCCGACGACGACCGCGCCCGGCAAGGCAGCCTTACCTCGTTCCTGTGGCGGCTTAG
- a CDS encoding ISAzo13 family transposase, which translates to MNAFPGYGAAHEETMRMFSRTLDEDHRRRYAAIEALKIGFGGITYVARVLGMSRRTLYTGIRELEQLREGDPNHPRRPSGDAKRVRRPGGGRPPITERKPQLESTLHEVLDAHSAGSPTDERVRWTDLKPLQLAHRLLEHGFEISRNTAAALLDRAGFRRRALRKELITGVVDPKARDEQFRHIAALRRLARRRGIPVFSIDTKKKELLGTLHRPGQSYSTAPQTVFDHDFRHLADGVLVPHGVYDVRANVGFITLGTSRETSAFVCDAIALAWTVLFRAMYPNATELLLLLDCGGANAARSLRFKEDLIDLARRLGVRLRIAHYPPYTSKWNPIEHRLFSQVERAWRGVMLDSPETALRTVEQTRTQTGLSVTARILDATYEIGRTCSDTFRDVKDRFIRHDCVNGQWNYLVDPNGFAC; encoded by the coding sequence ATGAACGCATTTCCGGGTTACGGCGCAGCGCACGAGGAGACGATGCGGATGTTCTCGCGCACTCTGGACGAGGACCATCGCCGCCGCTACGCGGCGATCGAGGCGCTGAAGATCGGTTTCGGCGGCATCACCTATGTGGCGCGCGTGCTGGGCATGAGTCGACGCACGCTCTACACCGGGATTCGCGAGTTGGAGCAGTTGCGCGAAGGCGACCCGAACCACCCGCGGCGCCCGAGCGGCGATGCCAAGCGGGTGCGCCGCCCCGGCGGCGGCCGTCCGCCGATCACCGAACGCAAACCGCAACTGGAGTCGACGCTGCACGAGGTGCTCGATGCCCACAGCGCCGGCAGTCCGACCGACGAGCGGGTGCGCTGGACCGATCTCAAACCGCTGCAGTTGGCCCATCGCCTGCTCGAGCACGGGTTCGAGATCAGTCGCAATACGGCCGCCGCGTTGCTGGATCGGGCCGGCTTTCGTCGCCGCGCCCTGCGCAAGGAGTTGATCACCGGCGTGGTCGACCCGAAGGCGCGCGACGAGCAGTTCCGCCACATCGCCGCGCTGCGCCGTCTGGCGCGTCGGCGCGGTATTCCCGTGTTCAGTATCGACACCAAGAAGAAGGAGTTGCTCGGCACCCTGCATCGGCCGGGACAGTCCTACAGCACCGCACCGCAAACGGTCTTCGATCACGACTTTCGCCACCTCGCCGACGGCGTGCTGGTGCCGCATGGCGTCTACGACGTGCGCGCCAACGTCGGCTTCATCACGCTCGGCACCTCGCGCGAGACCAGCGCCTTCGTCTGCGACGCCATCGCCTTGGCCTGGACGGTGCTGTTCCGGGCGATGTATCCCAACGCGACCGAACTGCTGTTGCTGTTGGACTGCGGCGGGGCCAATGCCGCGCGCTCGCTGCGCTTCAAGGAGGACCTGATCGACCTGGCCCGGCGCTTGGGCGTGCGTCTGCGCATCGCCCACTATCCGCCCTATACCTCCAAGTGGAACCCCATCGAGCACCGCCTGTTCAGCCAGGTCGAGCGCGCCTGGCGCGGGGTCATGCTCGACAGCCCGGAGACGGCACTGCGCACCGTCGAACAGACACGCACCCAGACCGGTCTGAGCGTGACCGCGCGGATCCTCGATGCAACTTACGAGATCGGGCGCACGTGCTCCGACACGTTCCGCGACGTCAAGGATCGGTTCATTCGCCATGACTGCGTGAACGGACAATGGAACTACCTCGTCGATCCGAATGGGTTCGCTTGTTAA
- a CDS encoding short-chain dehydrogenase, which translates to MAILKEIEYEEIDFEVHSSQQFATVVFDRGEDDEQALITVIKDRKINQFEGNNKYNPSARRRSTCIYAKEEWEGGRVIKICTIQHKGTTLIEVHSVAQAELDYLFKNA; encoded by the coding sequence ATGGCAATATTGAAAGAAATCGAATATGAAGAGATTGACTTTGAAGTTCATTCAAGCCAGCAATTCGCGACTGTAGTCTTTGATCGTGGTGAAGATGATGAGCAAGCCTTAATTACTGTTATCAAAGATAGAAAGATCAATCAGTTCGAAGGCAACAATAAATACAACCCCTCAGCACGAAGAAGGTCTACTTGCATTTACGCCAAGGAAGAATGGGAAGGCGGTAGGGTAATAAAAATCTGCACCATTCAACATAAAGGAACAACACTAATAGAGGTTCATAGCGTTGCGCAGGCTGAATTAGATTATCTATTCAAAAACGCCTAA
- a CDS encoding DUF6399 domain-containing protein: MDRAKHLHAVAQAQQDGQSQRAAVSGAGVARSTLRHWNASPAPSAPAALSAFVETPEGVVWLRRILVAAHWSIGEQGGAGVRVVCDFLERSGLSAFIGASYGAQQAFHAGLEEQIVTAATELRGTLAQAMPHRTLSIAEDETWKDGMRLVGIDAVSNFILLEHRSDERSAAAWTRALEGGLEGLNVTVVQGTSDEAKGLLAHVERDLGAHHATDLFHLQHEVSQAMSLSLKRAEQQAETAETEAKARWQDECAAEQAYHRRRHGPGRPPAFAARIDEALSAYVQASLAREQAHAHRAEAKALIGAFSEVDHPYEIQQGQAQTPEQLEARLGTLFARLEAIAEEADLSERLCAHLAKAKRLTQSLVATLTFFFMMVNTRVQALDLAPAIEQAMLDDLIPALYLERVAARSTRAEPRHRLRALSAQRLAPLRQPSHPIQSLDPQTRHHLEQVAGECADLFQRSSSCVEGRNGFLALYQHGHHRLSPRKQQVLTALHNFAIKRPDGTTAAERFFAQPHPSLFEQVLERMPWPARPARRRPRPARQPYLVPVAA, translated from the coding sequence TTGGATCGCGCCAAGCACCTGCATGCGGTGGCGCAAGCCCAGCAGGATGGGCAGAGTCAACGCGCGGCGGTCAGCGGCGCCGGCGTGGCGCGCAGCACCCTGCGTCACTGGAACGCGTCCCCTGCGCCATCGGCGCCGGCGGCGCTGTCGGCCTTCGTCGAGACGCCCGAGGGCGTGGTGTGGCTGCGCCGGATCCTGGTTGCCGCGCACTGGAGCATCGGCGAGCAGGGCGGCGCGGGCGTGCGCGTGGTCTGCGATTTTCTCGAGCGCAGTGGGCTGTCGGCATTCATCGGCGCCTCCTACGGTGCGCAGCAGGCGTTCCATGCCGGCTTGGAGGAGCAGATCGTCACCGCCGCCACCGAACTGCGCGGGACGCTGGCCCAAGCCATGCCCCATCGCACACTGAGCATCGCCGAAGATGAGACGTGGAAAGACGGCATGCGTTTGGTGGGCATCGATGCGGTCTCGAACTTCATCCTGCTCGAGCACAGGAGCGATGAGCGCTCGGCGGCGGCCTGGACACGGGCGCTCGAGGGTGGACTCGAGGGGCTGAATGTCACGGTGGTGCAAGGCACCAGCGATGAGGCCAAGGGGCTGTTGGCGCATGTCGAGCGTGATCTGGGCGCACACCATGCCACGGACCTGTTTCATCTGCAGCATGAGGTCAGCCAGGCGATGAGTCTGTCGCTGAAGCGCGCCGAGCAACAGGCCGAGACGGCGGAGACCGAGGCGAAGGCGCGCTGGCAAGACGAATGCGCCGCCGAGCAGGCCTATCATCGGCGCCGCCACGGCCCCGGGCGCCCGCCGGCGTTCGCCGCGCGCATCGACGAGGCGCTGAGCGCTTACGTCCAAGCCAGCCTTGCGCGCGAGCAGGCCCACGCGCACCGCGCCGAGGCCAAAGCCCTGATCGGTGCGTTCAGCGAGGTCGATCATCCCTACGAGATCCAACAGGGACAGGCGCAAACCCCCGAGCAGTTGGAGGCGCGTCTGGGAACGCTGTTTGCGCGCCTGGAGGCGATCGCCGAGGAAGCGGATCTTTCCGAGCGTCTCTGCGCACATCTGGCCAAGGCGAAGCGCCTGACTCAAAGCCTCGTCGCCACGCTGACCTTCTTCTTCATGATGGTCAACACCCGGGTGCAGGCGCTGGACCTGGCACCGGCCATCGAGCAGGCGATGCTCGACGATCTGATCCCGGCGCTTTATCTGGAGCGCGTCGCCGCACGCAGCACCCGCGCCGAGCCCCGTCATCGACTCCGAGCACTGAGTGCGCAGCGTCTCGCCCCGCTGAGGCAGCCCTCGCACCCGATCCAGTCGCTGGATCCGCAGACCCGTCACCATCTCGAGCAGGTCGCCGGGGAGTGTGCCGATCTGTTCCAGCGCAGCAGCTCCTGTGTCGAGGGACGCAACGGCTTCCTCGCGCTCTATCAGCACGGGCATCACCGACTCAGTCCGCGCAAGCAGCAGGTCTTGACCGCCCTGCACAACTTTGCGATCAAGCGGCCCGACGGCACCACGGCCGCCGAGCGCTTCTTCGCTCAACCCCACCCATCCTTGTTCGAGCAGGTGCTCGAGCGCATGCCCTGGCCCGCCCGACCGGCCCGACGACGACCGCGCCCGGCAAGGCAGCCTTACCTCGTTCCTGTGGCGGCTTAG